From a region of the Solanum stenotomum isolate F172 chromosome 2, ASM1918654v1, whole genome shotgun sequence genome:
- the LOC125855962 gene encoding LOW QUALITY PROTEIN: uncharacterized protein LOC125855962 (The sequence of the model RefSeq protein was modified relative to this genomic sequence to represent the inferred CDS: inserted 1 base in 1 codon; deleted 1 base in 1 codon) gives MSSSLRSATLLCLFLLLGCIGIATATATEPKTESFGTSSIGLWPRWGGVLTQKYHHHQLHLHVRLIMLLHQCIWLHPQLMMWFXPPHTAPTTSCIKVDGCALDLITSVFKRRISLSTQCCQGLSTISDDCFYREYTHLNTVPFFLGKVRNYCSHAVDNAAPSPSPVDNAASPTHAAPSPSPVDDAASPTHAAPSPSPVDNVASPTHVVPSPSPVDDVVSPSHMAPSWGPAPASTTSCIKVDGCAFNLITSIFKRRISLSTQCCQVLSTISDDCFYKEYTHSKRVPFFLGKVRNLCSHAVDNAAPSPSPIDNAASPTHASPSPSPVDNVASPTHVASPTHAAPSPSLVDNAASPTHAVPSPSPSPVDDVVSPSHMAPSWGPAPAPTTSCIKVDGCAFNLITSVFKREPSTRFPLTFSVYKAESSYINPQYTYNYNSDTKCSRQDGAREQIMTRLHHFDPCTQQQVRNQFPLPEIQ, from the exons ATGTCGTCGTCGTTGAGAAGTGCCACATTGTTATGTCTGTTTCTGCTGTTGGGTTGCATAGGCATTGCTACTGCCACTGCAACCGAACCCAAAACAGAATCGTTTGGTACTTCTTCAATTGGATTGTGGCCCCGATGG GGTGGCGTACTCACCCAAAAATACCATCACCACCAACTCCATCTCCATGTCCGATTGATAATGCTGCTTCACCAATGCATATGGCTCCATCCCCAGTTGATGATGTGGT CACCACCACACACAGCTCCAACTACTTCTTGCATCAAGGTGGATGGTTGTGCATTAGATTTGATCACTTCCGTTTTCAAGCGTAGAATTTCATTATCCACTCAATGTTGTCAAGGACTTTCAACAATTTCAGATGATTGCTTTTACAGAGAGTACACGCACTTAAATACGGTACCATTTTTCCTTGGAAAAGTGAGAAACTATTGCAGTCATGCGGTTGATAATGCGGCTCCATCTCCATCTCCCGTTGATAATGCGGCTTCACCAACTCATGCGGCTCCATCTCCATCTCCAGTTGATGATGCGGCTTCACCAACTCATGCGGCTCCATCTCCATCTCCAGTTGATAATGTGGCTTCACCAACTCATGTGGTTCCATCCCCATCCCCGGTTGATGATGTTGTTTCTCCATCGCACATGGCTCCCTCTTGGGGTCCGGCCCCGGCTTCAACCACTTCTTGCATCAAGGTGGACGGTTGTGCATTCAATTTGATCACTTCCATTTTCAAGCGTAGAATTTCATTATCCACACAATGCTGCCAAGTACTTTCAACAATTTCAGATGATTGCTTTTACAAAGAGTACACGCACTCAAAGAGGGTACCATTTTTCCTTGGAAAAGTGAGAAACTTGTGTAGTCATGCGGTTGATAATGCGGCTCCATCTCCATCTCCAATTGATAATGCGGCTTCACCAACTCATGCGTCTCCATCTCCATCTCCCGTTGATAATGTGGCTTCACCAACTCATGTGGCTTCACCTACTCATGCGGCTCCATCTCCATCTCTAGTTGATAATGCGGCTTCACCAACTCATGCGGTTCCATCCCCATCCCCATCCCCGGTTGATGATGTCGTTTCTCCATCACACATGGCTCCCTCTTGGGGGCCAGCCCCGGCTCCAACCACTTCTTGCATCAAGGTGGACGGTTGTGCATTCAATTTGATCACTTCCGTTTTCAAGC GGGAACCATCCACAAGGTTTCCTCTAACATTCTCGGTGTACAAGGCGGAATCAAGTTATATAAATCCTCAGTATACATACAACTACAATTCTGATACTAAATGCAGCAGACAAGATGGAGCAAGAGAACAGATCATGACAAGGCTTCATCATTTCGATCCATGCACTCAGCAGCAAGTACGGAATCAGTTTCCACTTCCTGAAATTCAATAG